The nucleotide window ATAGTTCATGGGGTTGCCGGTTTCGCTAAGCGCATTAAAAAAAGACTTGGTAGAATTGAACAAGAGTAAGGGTTTTATTTCCCGGTCCATAGACACAAGATTCACCATTGCAGACTGATAGTTAGCCTGGAAAAGATTTAGCTCATTCTGTTCAATGGCTTTTTGTTTCTCCTCTACCGCCTGCACGCGTTGCTGTAATTTATCAGCTTTATCATTGGCATCACGGGATTGTGAAATAGATTTATCAAGGCTGGACAAGCGTTGATCCAATTTGGTAACAGTAGAATCCAGCGTTTTATTCCGGCTGTCGAAATTATTCTGAATATCGTTCAAGACCTTGTCGCGAAGGTTCATTTCGCGCTTTATACTGTCTATTTGAGCAAAACAATTTGTTGTAAATAACACGAATAATGGCAAGAGTAGCTGTTTCATCTGCATATCTTTAGTTTTTAATTTAGTTGCTCCGTCAAATATAGGCAGGAGCTACAAAATGCCCGATAATTACAAGGCATTTTACGAGAGCATGCTTACAATAAGCAAATAATCCGCCAGTTTTTTAGGAATGGATTATAAATCTTTGATTGGTAGGTATATAAAAATCAAAAAAGGGGTCTAAAAATATTTGTTGAACCCTCCTGATAGGATTGGGACCACAGCGGATAATGGGATAGTCTTAGCCGTCATGGAATTGAACGGGGCAGGTTCTGCAGCTTGATATAAACGCGCTTTACAGGTCGACTGCGGCCTATATATTCTTTTTAGGCTTCTCCCAGCGGTCGATTGTTCAGGTGGGGCTGCCGGAGGTGCAGGCAAAAATGGAGAAAAACCGCACACCTGTTGTTTATCAAAAAAGCCGAAGAAATGATCTCCGGCCTGAGTGTATCAAATAGGTATAGCACCGGAAATTATGTTCTGCATCACTAAGAGAAGTCGGGGGTGTCTTGTATGCTGTGGGCACAAATGCTGCTGCATTAAAAGAATACGCTTAGCTTTAACTGCAGATTGTTGGTCTTTATTTTGCTTTTGCCATAAATGGTGGTGCTTTCCTGATCTACTTCAGTATACTCACTGTAGTTCATGTTGGTATTACCCGGCGCATAGTCCAGCGACAGGCCTATGATGCCCCGGCGTGCGGTAATACCCATATTAGGTTTAAAGCCAAATAACACATTATCGAGTATTTTTTCTTCTGAATCTTCTTCAATACCGTTTTCAAGTTGGAAGCTGTTGTTTCCAGTTTCGTAGCTATAGTTATAACCATGGGCATAAGCCATGAGCTGCAGCCTGGCATCAATAACAAGCTTTTCGATCGGGTTAAACGAAATAGCCGGCCCCAGCTTGGTAGACAGGGAAGCTGCCAGCGGCTTGCTGGTAGCGCCCGGTTCTCCGGCCTGGCGCTCATATTCCTTCCACTTGCTAAGGGGGTTATAAGTAAGTGAGATCACCGTCCAGTCCAGCCCGTAGCCAATAAGGTCCCCGGATTCAGGTTTGTTAAAGTAATAGACCTTTCCCATTTCAAAAGCAAGGCCTGTTCCCGCTCCGTATTGCGAGGCGAGGATATTCTCTTTAGGCGACATAGCCGTGTTGATCTTACCCGGCAAGCTGTTAATGCCCAACCTCAGGTAGCCTCTTCTAAACGGGGAGCGTTCTGCTTTTTGTGCATGGGCTGATAGTATGCTTACGAGCATACCACAGCCCAAAATGATCCTTCTCATTAGTAGTTTGTTTTAGCTGGTAATTATTTTTGAGACAGTGGTCCGTAGTAGTGTAGTTCAAACAGGCCTAAACCGGGACCGGTAGATTCAAGATCTGCATATCCTTTCATGGTTACTTCGTAGTAGATACCATGCCGTTTTATCCGGAGCTCTTCTGTAACCCTATCGTCTATAACGCCGCCGGTGTGGGGTCCCACCACAGTAGCAGAATAATGGTCGGAAATGTCAACACCTATCAGCGAATAGTCAGGGCTGAGTGTTGCATCATCATTCCAGCCACCTGATGGATAGTTGCCTGGTAAATTGAATATTTGGTTGGCTGTTGTTGTGAGCGTTATATAAATGCTTTTTCCTACTCCTCTGTAGTCATCGCCTTGCAGCTTAAGGCCGTCGGTAGCAAAATAAACGCCGTGATATCGCCCGGTTTCATCCCACTCGAAAGGTTTGATACTTTCAAAACCGCCCTGGGTTAAAAGGTATTTGTTGCCTTTAAAGGTAAAATAGCTTTCCGGCCGGGGTGGTAGTGCAGCGGCAAAGTCAATTTTATTCAGTTCAATTTTAGCGCCATTAGTTTCAGCTATAGTGATTTTATTCAACGCATCAATGCCTGTCAGTGTCCTGGCAGATCCATTTTCAGTATAAGTGAGAGTGATCTGGGAACCGGAGCGGCTGACAGTTCCTTTTATCCTTTTAACATTACCGATTTCCTCAGCGTTTACAGAGGCTATTGTTTTGGATATAAGCTCAAAGCTGTTTCCATTTACAGAAAGATTATAGATACTGTTAGTAAAATCGGAAGCTGTTTCATTTAACCTCCATCCGTTATAATTTTCGGCAGGAGTGGTTGTTTCTTTAACTATTGTAGCTTCCATGTTTTCATGACCGGGGATTCTAAACGACGGGTTCATTAGTGCTCCCGTCGCATCTGCTTCAATCGTTATAACCATGTTCCCGCTTTTATCTACAAGAAATATCTGGCTCTGTTTCGTCAATACATTGTGGGATTCGAGAGCATACTTCACGCCTTCGAATATTAATGTCCCCGTAGCACCTGATTCTGTTATTTTTATCTGATAGGCACCTGTTGAACCCACTATTATGCCCGAGTAATTCCCCGTTACAACATTGGGATTAGGTTGGGCTTTGTCTTTTTTGCAGGAAATAACAAACGACAGCGAGAATATAAAAAGAGTCAACAGCCTATTCATAATATATCAAAAGTTAGTTATTAAATGAGCAGGACAAAATTATATAGCTCCTGGTGCCTCATCAATACCCCCTAAGTGGTATTTTTTAATGACCGGGTATTGTAGTATATATGTAGGAGATAGCCTCACGGGCGTATCTCCCAGGGGTATACATTCTCTACCGCTTGGCAGGAGCAGGTGGAGTAGCATAATCGGGATAAGGGCGGCCGCATATCCATATAAAAGAGTCGGAATAGCTTACAACAATCCCTTACCCAAACAAAAACTAATTAATTGTGCCGTATTCTTTGCCCCTGCCTTTTGCATAATATTTTTGCGATGCGTTTTGGCCGTATGCGGAGAAATGAAAAGTTCGCTGGCTATTTCCGGGGTTTCCAGGCCTTGCGCAATCAACTTGATAATCTCGAGCTCGCGCGGGGTGTAGGTAGGTTTATTGCTATTGATCTCTAATTTTTTTTTCAGGTCGAATTGAAGAAAAAGATCGTGACCGTTGATACCTGTTAGTGTAAGCTTGTAATTATTTACAGTTGTGAGGTGATTGATGTTCGTATGTATATTGAGTAGTTTCCAGGCATTCCGTTCCGGATCAGCGTCGAAGCAAAGCGCCTGAAGTTGGAAAAGTTCGTATGTTCCGTTTGCAGTTTTTTCCCGGAAACAATAAGACATTTTCGTTTGAAAAACAAGGTCCATGCCCAGCTCAAGGGTCTTCCTGATGTTAAATTCCTCAGCAACCTGTATAAAACTTAAATCGTCTATATGGACGGTATCTACAATATCATCAAAACAGGTATTGGCGGGATCCAGTCCTAAGACCTGTTGAACTGATGGCGACATGTATAAAATTTCACGGGTAGCAAAATCAACAATATAATAATAACTGGGTCCCGCGCAGAATATCTCGCTTAAGATTTCGGTAAATTTAGCGGCCTTGTTAGGGGAAGCGTACTTTTGGATACAAGATTCAGGAATGAAGTATCTATTCTTTTTCCAGAATTCGGTTACTACATTTTTATCGGGCATAACAGCAGTTTTTGGATCAGAGGTATCTGTTGCGAAGATACATTGGCTATTGGTATTAAACAGGGTGAAAATACGGTATTTTACGGGTGTTAACCCGATGCTTTTTTGGGGTTATTTCTATAAAAAGTTACTATTACCTTTGTTTCAATCAAATAGCTTTGTTATGAGCTTAAAAAAAGATCTTTTTGAAAGCCCGGACTACTTTAAAGTGGACGAACTGCTTAGCGAGGAGCAAATAATGATACGTGATGCTGTACGCTCCTATGTTAAAAAAGAAATTTCACCCATTATTGAAGACTACTCGCAACGGGCGGAGTTTCCGCAACAGATTGTGAAGCAATTGGGTGATTTGGGCTGCTTTGGTCCAACACTGCCCACCGCATACGGAGGAGGGGGGCTTGATTATATCAGTTACGGGCTCATGATGCAGGAACTGGAAAGGGGAGACAGTGGTGTGCGTTCCACGGCGTCAGTACAGGGATCCCTGGTGATGTATCCTATTTATGCCTACGGGAGTGAGGAACAAAAACAGAAATATTTACCCAAACTTGCCAGCGGTGAGTGGCTGGGTTGTTTCGGATTAACGGAACCTGATCATGGTAGTGATCCGGCCGGTATGTTGACAAATTTTAAAGAAGAGGACGATGCGGTTATCTTAAACGGAAGCAAAATGTGGATCAGTAATGCACCCTTTGCCCAGGTGGCAGTAGTTTGGGCTAAAGATGAGCAGGGCGACGTGTATGGGCTGATTGTGGAAAGAGGGATGCCCGGCTTTAGTACCCCAACAACACATAATAAATGGAGCTTGCGCGCGTCAGCTACAGGTGAATTGGTGTTCGATCATGTAAGGGTGCCAAAGGAGAATATATTACCCGGGGTTACGGGTTTAAAAGGACCTTTGGGATGTTTAACCAAAGCCCGTTACGGCATTGCCTGGGGCGTTATTGGCGCCGCAATGGACTGCTATGACACGGCGTTGCGTTACGCTCAACAGCGGCAGCAGTTCGGAAAACCCATCGCTGCTTTTCAGTTACAGCAAAAAAAGCTGGCCGAAATGATAACAGAAATTACCAAAGCGCAATTATTAAATTGGAGACTGGGTGTATTGATGAATGAAGGGAAAGCTACACCTCAACAGGTAAGCATGGCCAAAAGAAATAGTTGCGAAATTGCAACCAATATTTGCCGGGATGCGCGCCAGATTTTAGGTGGTATGGGCATTACAGGCGAGTACCCTGTTATGCGGCATATGATGAACCTGGAAAGTGTAATTACTTATGAAGGTACACATGATATACATTTGCTGATTACCGGACTGGATATAACCGGCGAGAATGCGTTCAAGTAGAGTTGACTGGTTGCGGATGACAGTTGACTATATCTTTATCAACATCCGGCATCTGTTTACTAAATAAAAAGTGTAGGGAATGCGAATTTATTTAATAGGTTTTATGGGCGTAGGAAAAACGCATTGGGGGAAATTACTCGGAAAAAAACTAGGGATTCCGTTTTTTGACCTTGACGAATTGATTGAGAACGATGAGGGAAGATCTATTGCCGAAATGTTTGAAGAGAAGGGAGAGGAATACTTCCGTATGAAGGAGCGCGAAATATTACACATGGTAAGCGAAAGTCATGAATCGATGGTATTATCCTGTGGAGGAGGCGCCCCCTGTTTTTTTAATAATATCGATTATATGAACGAAAAAGGCGTAACCGTTTGGATTGACACGCCTTTCGAAATCCTGCTGGGCCGGCTAAGGCAGGGGAAGGAC belongs to Niabella yanshanensis and includes:
- a CDS encoding response regulator transcription factor → MPDKNVVTEFWKKNRYFIPESCIQKYASPNKAAKFTEILSEIFCAGPSYYYIVDFATREILYMSPSVQQVLGLDPANTCFDDIVDTVHIDDLSFIQVAEEFNIRKTLELGMDLVFQTKMSYCFREKTANGTYELFQLQALCFDADPERNAWKLLNIHTNINHLTTVNNYKLTLTGINGHDLFLQFDLKKKLEINSNKPTYTPRELEIIKLIAQGLETPEIASELFISPHTAKTHRKNIMQKAGAKNTAQLISFCLGKGLL
- a CDS encoding acyl-CoA dehydrogenase family protein encodes the protein MSLKKDLFESPDYFKVDELLSEEQIMIRDAVRSYVKKEISPIIEDYSQRAEFPQQIVKQLGDLGCFGPTLPTAYGGGGLDYISYGLMMQELERGDSGVRSTASVQGSLVMYPIYAYGSEEQKQKYLPKLASGEWLGCFGLTEPDHGSDPAGMLTNFKEEDDAVILNGSKMWISNAPFAQVAVVWAKDEQGDVYGLIVERGMPGFSTPTTHNKWSLRASATGELVFDHVRVPKENILPGVTGLKGPLGCLTKARYGIAWGVIGAAMDCYDTALRYAQQRQQFGKPIAAFQLQQKKLAEMITEITKAQLLNWRLGVLMNEGKATPQQVSMAKRNSCEIATNICRDARQILGGMGITGEYPVMRHMMNLESVITYEGTHDIHLLITGLDITGENAFK
- a CDS encoding shikimate kinase — translated: MRIYLIGFMGVGKTHWGKLLGKKLGIPFFDLDELIENDEGRSIAEMFEEKGEEYFRMKEREILHMVSESHESMVLSCGGGAPCFFNNIDYMNEKGVTVWIDTPFEILLGRLRQGKDKRPLLKSLDDEQLKAYIVKKNGDRRIFYERARVRIDDRDARVDDFIKAIFDQTADNGEV